A part of Saccharomonospora amisosensis genomic DNA contains:
- a CDS encoding CTP synthase: protein MGLQPRTTKYVFVTGGVASSLGKGLTASSLGQLLTARGLRVTMQKLDPYLNVDPGTMNPFQHGEVFVTEDGAETDLDIGHYERFLDRNLSGSANVTTGQIYSSVIAKERRGEYLGDTVQVIPHITDEIKSRIMAVAADDGSGMRPDVVITEVGGTVGDIESLPFLEACRQVRHDVGRDNCFFLHVSLVPYLAPSGELKTKPTQHSVAALRNIGIQPDALVCRADRDLPEDLKRKIGLMCDVDNEAVIACPDARSIYDIPKVLHSEALDAYVVRRLGLPFRDVDWAVWGDLLDRVHNPAETVRVALVGKYIDLPDAYLSVTEALRAGGFAHRAKVQIVWVPSDEATTPAGAAAALSGVDGVLVPGGFGVRGIEGKIGAINYARTHKIPVLGLCLGLQCMVIEVARHLAGLRDANSAEFDETTSHAVISTMADQKDVVAGERDMGGTMRLGAYPAKLVPGSQVARAYGSVEVSERHRHRYEVNNAYRELLADAGLVFSGTSPDGRLVEFIELPQADHPFFVGTQAHPELKSRPTRPHPLFDAFISAVVAYRTADRLPVELPETPVAAR, encoded by the coding sequence GTGGGACTTCAGCCGCGGACAACCAAGTATGTTTTCGTCACCGGAGGCGTCGCCTCCTCGCTGGGCAAGGGCTTGACGGCATCGAGTCTCGGCCAGCTGCTCACGGCCCGCGGGCTCCGGGTCACGATGCAGAAGCTCGACCCCTATCTCAACGTCGATCCCGGCACGATGAACCCCTTCCAGCACGGTGAGGTCTTCGTCACCGAGGACGGCGCCGAGACCGATCTCGACATCGGTCACTACGAGCGCTTCCTCGATCGCAATCTTTCCGGATCGGCCAATGTCACCACGGGACAGATCTACTCATCGGTGATCGCCAAGGAACGCAGGGGCGAGTACCTCGGTGACACGGTGCAGGTGATCCCGCACATCACCGACGAGATCAAGTCGCGGATCATGGCGGTGGCAGCCGACGACGGCAGCGGGATGCGACCGGATGTCGTCATCACCGAGGTGGGCGGGACGGTCGGCGACATCGAGTCGCTGCCGTTCCTGGAGGCGTGCAGGCAGGTCCGGCACGACGTCGGCAGGGACAACTGCTTCTTCCTGCACGTCTCGCTGGTGCCCTACCTCGCCCCTTCCGGCGAGTTGAAGACGAAGCCGACCCAGCACTCGGTCGCCGCGCTGCGCAACATCGGTATCCAGCCGGACGCGCTGGTCTGCCGTGCCGACCGCGACCTGCCTGAGGACCTCAAGCGAAAGATCGGCTTGATGTGCGATGTGGACAACGAGGCCGTGATCGCCTGCCCCGACGCTCGTTCGATCTACGACATTCCCAAGGTGTTGCACAGCGAGGCGCTGGACGCGTACGTGGTGCGCAGGCTGGGGCTGCCGTTCCGGGACGTCGACTGGGCGGTGTGGGGCGACCTGCTCGACAGGGTGCACAACCCGGCGGAGACCGTGCGTGTCGCGCTCGTCGGCAAGTACATCGACCTGCCGGACGCCTACCTGTCCGTCACCGAGGCACTGCGCGCGGGCGGCTTCGCCCACCGCGCGAAGGTGCAGATCGTCTGGGTGCCCTCGGACGAGGCGACCACTCCGGCGGGCGCGGCCGCGGCACTGTCCGGTGTGGACGGAGTGCTGGTGCCGGGCGGGTTCGGCGTTCGCGGCATCGAAGGCAAGATCGGCGCGATCAACTACGCTCGCACGCACAAGATTCCCGTGCTCGGGCTGTGCCTGGGTCTGCAGTGCATGGTGATCGAGGTGGCGCGCCACCTCGCGGGGTTGCGGGACGCGAACTCCGCGGAGTTCGACGAGACCACCAGCCATGCCGTGATCTCGACGATGGCGGACCAGAAGGACGTGGTGGCTGGCGAACGGGACATGGGCGGCACCATGCGACTCGGGGCATACCCGGCGAAGCTGGTGCCCGGTTCGCAGGTCGCGCGCGCGTACGGCAGCGTGGAGGTGTCCGAACGGCACCGCCACCGCTACGAGGTGAACAACGCCTACCGCGAGCTGCTGGCCGATGCCGGACTGGTGTTCTCCGGCACCTCGCCCGACGGCAGGCTGGTGGAGTTCATCGAGCTGCCGCAGGCGGACCACCCGTTCTTCGTCGGGACTCAGGCGCACCCCGAGCTGAAGAGCAGGCCGACCCGGCCGCACCCGCTGTTCGACGCCTTCATCAGTGCTGTCGTCGCCTACCGCACCGCCGACCGGCTTCCCGTGGAGCTGCCGGAGACTCCGGTGGCCGCCCGATGA
- a CDS encoding NUDIX domain-containing protein: MTVPGSHEFSVVSSRDVHIGRVVGLRVDEVVMPGGGTASREVVEHLGAVAVCALDSDGAVTLVHQYRHPMRDRLWELPAGLLDADGEDPVTTARRELVEEVGLRADRWETLVDVAASPGFTDEVVRIFLARDLTEVDRQAHGEEEADLVVKKFPLAEAVRMALSGEIVNGATVSGVLAAHTVLSGAVATRPPDAPWRSRPTRFASRAR; encoded by the coding sequence ATGACAGTGCCGGGAAGCCACGAGTTCAGCGTGGTGTCCTCTCGCGACGTCCACATCGGACGCGTGGTGGGGTTGCGGGTCGACGAGGTGGTGATGCCCGGCGGTGGCACCGCCTCTCGCGAGGTGGTCGAGCACCTGGGCGCGGTAGCGGTGTGCGCGCTCGACTCCGACGGCGCGGTGACGCTGGTCCACCAGTACCGCCACCCGATGCGTGACCGGCTGTGGGAGCTGCCCGCCGGGCTGCTCGACGCCGACGGCGAGGACCCGGTCACCACCGCGCGCAGGGAACTGGTGGAGGAGGTGGGCCTGCGGGCGGATCGGTGGGAAACCCTCGTCGACGTCGCCGCGTCCCCCGGCTTCACCGACGAGGTGGTGCGGATTTTCCTCGCCCGTGACCTGACCGAGGTGGACCGGCAGGCACACGGCGAGGAGGAAGCGGATCTGGTCGTCAAGAAGTTCCCGCTGGCAGAGGCCGTGCGCATGGCGCTTTCCGGTGAGATCGTCAACGGTGCGACGGTGAGCGGCGTGCTCGCCGCCCATACCGTGCTGTCGGGGGCGGTCGCGACCCGGCCGCCGGACGCGCCGTGGCGTAGCAGGCCGACCCGGTTCGCCTCCCGCGCACGCTGA
- a CDS encoding DUF1707 domain-containing protein has translation MSSQPEPEELRIGTAERDESARVLGEHLSEGRLTSQEYEQRVARALQARTRAQVRPLFADLPEPHPAFLLTEATPQGTAEPVPRAPGEVVRSDRSQLAAGLLQIVLPFGVGRFYTGQTGLAVAQLLCTLLTFGVGAIWSIIDGILLLVNGGVDGQGRPLAD, from the coding sequence ATGTCCAGCCAGCCGGAGCCGGAGGAGTTGCGGATCGGCACCGCCGAACGTGACGAGTCGGCACGGGTGCTCGGCGAGCATCTCAGCGAGGGCAGGCTCACCTCGCAGGAGTACGAGCAGCGGGTCGCGCGGGCATTGCAGGCCAGGACCAGGGCGCAGGTGCGTCCGCTCTTCGCCGACCTACCCGAGCCGCACCCGGCGTTCCTGCTCACCGAGGCCACGCCGCAGGGGACGGCCGAACCGGTTCCGAGGGCGCCCGGCGAGGTCGTGCGATCGGATCGTTCCCAGCTGGCCGCGGGGCTGTTGCAGATCGTGCTGCCGTTCGGCGTCGGCCGGTTCTACACCGGCCAGACCGGGCTCGCCGTCGCCCAGTTGCTGTGCACGCTGCTGACGTTCGGGGTCGGGGCGATCTGGTCGATCATCGACGGCATCCTGCTGCTGGTGAACGGCGGCGTGGACGGCCAGGGCAGGCCGCTGGCCGACTGA
- the xerD gene encoding site-specific tyrosine recombinase XerD — translation MARADGTCVTAVVSAYLDHLTVERGTARNTLESYARDLRRYAAHLRRVGVADIRDVVPRHITEFGVALREGDGERKPLAASSAARALVAVRGLHRFAMADGITEHDPARDVRPPAAARRLPKALPVDDVLRLLQVPSSGDVRGLRDRALLELLYSTGARISEAVGLDLDDIDEVERTVLLDGKGGRQRLVPIGRPALEALNAYLVRARPALAGKGRGTPAVFLNARGGRLSRQGAWQVLKSSAQRAGITATVSPHTLRHSFATHLLEGGADVRVVQELLGHASVTTTQVYTLVTVNTLREVYATAHPRALG, via the coding sequence GTGGCACGGGCCGACGGCACCTGCGTGACCGCGGTCGTCTCCGCTTACCTTGACCACCTGACAGTGGAGCGGGGGACGGCCCGCAACACCCTGGAAAGCTACGCGCGCGACCTGCGCCGCTACGCCGCCCACCTGAGGCGTGTTGGCGTGGCCGACATCCGCGACGTGGTGCCGCGCCACATCACCGAGTTCGGTGTGGCACTGCGGGAGGGCGACGGCGAACGCAAACCGCTCGCCGCCTCGTCCGCGGCCAGGGCGCTGGTGGCGGTGCGCGGCCTGCACCGCTTCGCGATGGCCGACGGCATCACCGAGCACGACCCCGCCCGCGATGTCCGCCCGCCCGCGGCGGCGAGGCGACTACCGAAGGCGCTGCCGGTGGACGACGTGCTGCGGCTGCTGCAGGTGCCCTCCTCCGGCGACGTGCGCGGGTTACGGGACCGCGCGCTGCTGGAGCTGCTGTACTCGACCGGTGCGCGGATCTCCGAGGCCGTGGGGCTCGACCTCGACGACATCGACGAGGTCGAGCGGACCGTGCTGCTCGACGGCAAGGGCGGCAGGCAGCGACTCGTGCCCATCGGTCGCCCCGCGCTGGAGGCACTGAACGCCTACCTGGTGCGTGCCCGCCCTGCGCTGGCGGGCAAGGGAAGGGGCACGCCCGCGGTGTTCCTCAACGCCAGGGGCGGCAGGCTGTCCCGGCAGGGTGCGTGGCAGGTGCTGAAGTCGAGCGCGCAGCGCGCCGGTATCACGGCCACCGTCTCGCCGCACACGCTGCGTCATTCGTTCGCGACACATCTGCTGGAGGGTGGCGCCGATGTCCGCGTGGTGCAGGAGCTGCTCGGACATGCGTCGGTGACCACCACACAGGTCTACACGCTGGTGACCGTGAACACGCTGCGTGAGGTTTACGCGACCGCGCACCCGCGTGCACTCGGCTGA
- a CDS encoding ParA family protein, translating into MSTSQQPARPTPDRLSGLSIATETRGDEGEYDGHMGSGNGDKECDGRLGPTGRPRREIPEPPPLDRHGPAHVVAMCNQKGGVGKTTSTINLGAALAEYGRKVLLVDFDPQGALSVGLGIQPHELDQTVYNVIMERSVDIEDVIRKTSVHNVELLPSNIDLSAAEVQLVAEVGREHTLLRVLRPVMDRYDYVLVDCQPSLGLLTVNALTAADGVIIPLECEFFSLRGVALLIDTIEKVRERLNPKLDITGILATMFDPRTLHSKEVMARVVEAFGDTVFDTVINRTVRFPETTVAGEPITRWAPRSAGATAYRALAREVIAR; encoded by the coding sequence ATGTCGACTTCCCAACAACCGGCGCGGCCGACACCGGATCGCTTGAGCGGGCTGAGCATCGCAACCGAGACCCGCGGTGACGAAGGGGAGTACGACGGGCACATGGGCTCAGGCAACGGCGACAAGGAGTGCGACGGAAGGCTCGGCCCTACCGGACGCCCCCGCCGCGAGATTCCCGAACCGCCGCCGCTGGACCGGCACGGGCCCGCCCACGTGGTAGCGATGTGCAACCAGAAGGGAGGCGTCGGCAAGACCACCTCGACCATCAACCTCGGTGCCGCGCTGGCCGAATACGGCCGCAAGGTACTGCTGGTGGACTTCGACCCGCAGGGAGCGCTGTCGGTCGGGCTCGGCATCCAGCCCCACGAACTCGACCAGACCGTCTACAACGTGATCATGGAACGGTCGGTTGACATCGAAGACGTCATCCGCAAGACGTCGGTGCACAACGTCGAGCTGCTGCCGAGCAACATCGACCTCTCCGCCGCCGAGGTGCAGCTCGTCGCCGAGGTGGGGCGGGAGCACACCTTGCTGAGGGTGCTGAGACCGGTGATGGACCGCTACGACTATGTTCTAGTGGACTGCCAGCCGTCGCTGGGGTTGCTCACCGTCAATGCGCTCACCGCGGCCGACGGCGTGATCATCCCACTGGAGTGCGAGTTCTTCAGTCTGCGTGGCGTGGCGTTGCTGATCGACACCATCGAGAAGGTGCGCGAGCGGCTGAACCCCAAACTGGATATCACCGGGATTCTCGCCACCATGTTCGATCCGAGAACCCTGCATTCGAAGGAGGTCATGGCGCGCGTGGTGGAGGCTTTTGGTGACACCGTGTTCGACACGGTGATCAACCGGACGGTGCGGTTCCCCGAGACCACCGTGGCAGGCGAACCGATCACTCGCTGGGCTCCCCGTTCGGCCGGCGCGACGGCCTATCGCGCGCTGGCTCGCGAGGTGATCGCCCGGTGA
- a CDS encoding cobyrinic acid ac-diamide synthase, giving the protein MFEESLEEHPKEAEDAPASATVAENGGADDGNGVVAGSSSDERRLARAGNGRRGSGRQKHDAKITVYMSGEELLAMEHARLTLRGTHGLVVDRGRIVREAVAVLLADFDQHGEDSVLVGRLRDVDLGTEEAAN; this is encoded by the coding sequence ATGTTCGAGGAATCCCTCGAAGAGCACCCCAAGGAAGCCGAGGACGCTCCGGCGAGCGCGACCGTCGCCGAGAACGGCGGTGCCGACGACGGCAATGGCGTGGTGGCCGGGTCTTCGTCGGATGAGCGCAGGTTGGCGCGCGCGGGTAACGGCCGCCGTGGCTCGGGCAGGCAGAAGCACGACGCCAAGATCACCGTTTACATGTCGGGGGAGGAACTGCTGGCGATGGAGCACGCCCGCCTCACCCTGCGTGGCACGCACGGCCTGGTCGTGGACAGGGGCCGGATCGTGCGGGAGGCGGTGGCGGTGCTGCTGGCCGACTTCGACCAGCACGGGGAGGACTCGGTGCTGGTGGGCAGGCTGCGCGACGTCGACCTCGGTACCGAGGAAGCCGCGAACTGA
- a CDS encoding segregation and condensation protein A, translating to MDDGAAPQPVEQEDGEHGGSASRFKVRLDNFEGPFDLLLQLISQHQLDVTEVALHQVTDDFIAYTRALGAEWDLDETTEFLVIAATLLDLKAARLLPSAEVEDPDDLALLEARDLLFARVLQYRAYKQVAALFAELEAGALRRYPRSVALEERYVGLLPEVMLGVTPQRFAEVALGVFRPKPPPTVSLDHLHVGKVSVREHAAILRVRLAASGRANFSELVTDCEHTIEVVARFLALLELYRESTVTFEQAEALAELHVRWTGGSVADAEAEAERDRADGDDEEYG from the coding sequence ATGGATGACGGGGCGGCGCCCCAGCCTGTCGAGCAGGAGGACGGCGAGCACGGCGGTTCGGCTTCCCGGTTCAAGGTGCGGCTGGACAACTTCGAGGGCCCGTTCGACCTGCTGCTGCAACTGATCTCGCAGCACCAGCTCGACGTCACCGAGGTGGCCCTGCACCAGGTCACCGACGACTTCATCGCCTACACCCGTGCGCTGGGCGCCGAGTGGGACCTTGACGAGACCACCGAGTTCCTGGTGATCGCGGCGACGCTGCTCGACCTGAAGGCGGCTCGGTTGCTGCCTTCGGCCGAGGTGGAGGACCCCGACGATCTGGCGCTGCTGGAGGCGCGGGACCTGCTGTTCGCTCGCGTGCTTCAGTACCGGGCGTACAAGCAGGTGGCCGCCCTGTTCGCGGAGCTGGAGGCGGGCGCGTTGCGGCGCTATCCGCGATCGGTGGCGTTGGAGGAGCGCTACGTCGGCCTGCTGCCCGAGGTGATGCTCGGCGTGACCCCACAGCGCTTCGCCGAGGTGGCACTCGGGGTGTTCCGGCCCAAGCCGCCGCCCACGGTGTCGCTGGACCACCTGCACGTGGGCAAGGTGTCGGTACGTGAGCACGCGGCGATCCTGCGGGTTCGGCTGGCGGCGTCGGGCAGGGCGAACTTCTCCGAACTGGTGACCGACTGCGAGCACACCATCGAGGTGGTGGCACGGTTCCTGGCGTTGCTGGAGCTGTACCGCGAGTCGACGGTCACCTTCGAACAGGCCGAGGCGCTGGCCGAACTGCACGTGCGGTGGACGGGTGGCTCCGTGGCCGACGCCGAGGCCGAGGCCGAACGTGACCGCGCCGACGGCGACGACGAGGAGTACGGGTGA
- the scpB gene encoding SMC-Scp complex subunit ScpB, whose protein sequence is MNESYGWTEGAPDPEVAAEPSGAGEHGRVDAPDTAVTATNGTDGTNGTDRGDGTDGTDGTDGAGPEGAGDAADTSGEPEDRIGGEPEDRIGGEPEDRIGGEPVAVSADRELPELTSDADLACALEALLLVVDSPAAEESLAGALEQPVDRVTEMLRTMAEDLRDRGSGIDLRRVGEGWRFFTRDTYAPFVEKLLLDGQRSKLTRAALETLAVIAYRQPVTRSRVAAVRGVNVDGVIRTLLARGLIEESGTDPETGGTLYVTTELFLERLGLSSLNDLPPIAPLLPEVDSIDDI, encoded by the coding sequence GTGAACGAGTCATACGGCTGGACCGAGGGTGCGCCCGATCCGGAGGTGGCCGCGGAACCGAGCGGGGCAGGCGAGCACGGTCGCGTCGATGCACCCGACACGGCGGTGACGGCCACCAACGGCACCGACGGCACCAACGGCACCGACCGTGGCGACGGTACCGACGGTACCGACGGTACCGACGGTGCCGGGCCCGAGGGCGCGGGCGATGCCGCCGACACCAGCGGTGAGCCCGAGGACCGCATCGGCGGTGAGCCCGAGGATCGCATCGGCGGTGAGCCCGAGGACCGCATCGGCGGCGAACCGGTGGCGGTCTCCGCCGACCGGGAGCTGCCGGAGCTGACCAGCGACGCCGACCTCGCCTGCGCGCTGGAGGCACTGCTGCTCGTGGTGGACTCACCCGCGGCCGAGGAGTCCCTCGCGGGCGCGCTGGAACAGCCGGTGGACCGGGTCACCGAGATGCTGCGCACCATGGCCGAGGACCTGCGCGACCGGGGCAGCGGAATCGACCTGCGCCGGGTCGGCGAAGGCTGGCGGTTCTTCACCCGCGACACCTACGCGCCGTTCGTGGAGAAACTGCTGCTCGACGGTCAGCGTTCGAAGCTGACCAGGGCGGCGCTGGAAACCCTCGCCGTGATCGCCTACCGGCAGCCGGTCACGCGTTCCCGTGTCGCCGCGGTGCGTGGCGTCAACGTCGACGGCGTGATCCGCACCCTGCTGGCGCGCGGGTTGATCGAGGAGAGCGGCACCGACCCCGAGACCGGTGGCACGCTGTACGTGACGACGGAACTGTTCCTCGAGCGGCTGGGGCTGTCCTCGCTCAACGACCTGCCGCCGATCGCTCCGTTGCTGCCGGAGGTGGACTCGATCGATGACATCTGA
- a CDS encoding pseudouridine synthase, producing the protein MTSERAEGVRLQKVLAKAGVASRRAAEELIARGRVKVDGDVVRELGRRVDPEHAVIHVDGMRVVVREDLVYLALNKPRGVHSTMTDEQGRPCVGDYVRDRAERLFHVGRLDADTEGLLLLTNDGDLAHRLMHPSFHVAKTYLAEVEGRVQRGLGKRLRAGVELEDGPVSTDAFTIKDVGADRSLVEIVLHEGRKHIVRRLLAEVGHPVRKLVRTAVDGVRLGDTKPGTLRALSRQEIGALHKTVGL; encoded by the coding sequence ATGACATCTGAGCGAGCCGAAGGGGTACGCCTGCAGAAGGTGCTCGCCAAGGCGGGTGTCGCGTCACGACGCGCGGCCGAGGAGCTCATCGCTCGCGGCAGGGTCAAGGTCGACGGCGACGTGGTGCGCGAGCTGGGCAGGCGGGTGGATCCCGAGCACGCGGTGATCCACGTCGACGGGATGCGGGTGGTGGTGCGCGAGGACCTCGTCTACCTGGCGCTGAACAAGCCACGCGGCGTGCACAGCACCATGACCGACGAGCAGGGCAGGCCGTGCGTCGGTGACTACGTTCGCGACAGGGCCGAGCGGCTGTTCCACGTCGGCAGGCTGGACGCCGACACCGAGGGCCTGCTGCTGCTCACCAACGACGGCGACCTGGCCCACCGCCTCATGCACCCCTCTTTCCACGTGGCCAAGACCTACCTCGCGGAGGTCGAGGGCCGCGTGCAGCGCGGGCTCGGCAAGCGGCTGCGCGCCGGGGTGGAGCTGGAAGACGGCCCCGTGAGCACCGACGCCTTCACGATCAAGGACGTGGGTGCCGACCGCAGTCTCGTGGAGATCGTGCTGCACGAGGGTCGCAAGCACATCGTGCGCAGGCTGCTCGCAGAGGTAGGACACCCGGTCCGCAAGCTGGTCCGAACCGCCGTCGACGGCGTGCGGCTCGGCGACACGAAGCCGGGCACGCTGCGGGCACTGTCCAGGCAGGAGATCGGGGCACTGCACAAGACGGTCGGGCTCTGA
- a CDS encoding cation:proton antiporter, producing MEHTALSLVQLGAMFFVLGALGRLAGRVGLSPIPLYLLGGLAFGQGGLVPLGDIGDFTQLASEIGVVLLLLTLGLEYSASELFTGLRRSWMAGLLDAVLNAAPGIAVALLLGWGVIGAFVMGGVTYISSSGIIAKVLGDLGRLGNRETPVVLSILVFEDLVMALYLPILTGVLGGISFLGGLRAVGISLSVVTVVLVVALKYGRYVSAIVDSEDREVFLLKVFGAALLVAGFASAMQVSAAVGAFLLGIAISGSTAENATKVLEPLRDLFAAVFFVVFGLNTDPRQIPPVLVWAVVLAASTTLTKLATGWWAARKAGIGKLGQARAGAALIARGEFSIIIAGFAVAAGVVDGEIAALATTYVLLMAIIGPIAARVVEPVVRAAQRKRSGSAAAPAG from the coding sequence GTGGAGCACACCGCACTGTCGTTGGTCCAGTTGGGTGCGATGTTCTTCGTACTCGGCGCGCTCGGCCGGCTGGCGGGCAGGGTGGGTCTTTCACCGATCCCGCTGTACCTGCTCGGCGGCCTTGCCTTCGGACAGGGCGGGCTGGTTCCGCTGGGCGACATCGGGGACTTCACTCAGCTCGCCAGCGAGATCGGCGTGGTGCTGCTGCTGCTCACGCTGGGGCTGGAGTACTCGGCGAGCGAGCTGTTCACCGGGTTGCGCCGGTCGTGGATGGCGGGTCTGCTCGACGCCGTCCTCAACGCGGCCCCGGGGATCGCGGTGGCGCTGCTGCTGGGCTGGGGGGTCATCGGGGCGTTCGTCATGGGCGGGGTCACCTACATCTCCTCCTCCGGGATCATCGCGAAGGTGCTCGGGGACCTGGGCAGGCTCGGTAACCGCGAGACACCCGTGGTGCTGTCGATCCTGGTGTTCGAGGACCTGGTGATGGCGCTGTACCTGCCGATCCTCACCGGTGTGCTCGGCGGGATCAGCTTCCTCGGCGGGCTGCGTGCGGTGGGAATCTCGCTGAGCGTGGTCACCGTGGTGCTGGTGGTCGCGTTGAAGTACGGCCGCTACGTGTCCGCGATCGTGGACAGCGAGGACCGCGAAGTCTTCCTGCTGAAGGTGTTCGGCGCCGCTTTGCTGGTGGCGGGGTTCGCCTCGGCCATGCAGGTGTCGGCCGCGGTGGGCGCGTTCCTGCTCGGCATCGCGATCTCCGGCTCCACCGCCGAGAACGCCACCAAGGTGCTGGAACCGCTGCGCGACCTGTTCGCCGCGGTGTTCTTCGTCGTGTTCGGACTCAACACCGACCCGAGGCAGATCCCGCCGGTGCTGGTGTGGGCGGTGGTACTCGCCGCGTCGACCACGCTGACGAAGCTCGCGACGGGCTGGTGGGCCGCCCGCAAGGCGGGCATCGGGAAACTGGGCCAGGCCAGGGCGGGCGCGGCGCTCATCGCACGCGGAGAGTTCTCGATCATCATCGCCGGTTTCGCCGTCGCCGCAGGGGTCGTCGACGGCGAGATCGCGGCACTGGCGACAACCTACGTGCTGCTGATGGCGATCATCGGGCCGATCGCGGCACGCGTGGTGGAGCCGGTGGTGCGGGCGGCCCAGCGCAAGCGCTCGGGCAGCGCGGCGGCCCCGGCGGGCTGA
- a CDS encoding cation:proton antiporter regulatory subunit, whose protein sequence is MNVEVTPLPGIGVRKDFALGSGRRVGVVTHRDGKIELIVSKSDDPDACLASLPLTPEEAGALANLLGAPQLVAQLTEEHRELPGISTRQLTIKSGSPYDGRTLGDTALRTRTGVSIVAVMRAGQINPSPTPDFLFTVGDVLVVVGTSEGLDAAAKILHGG, encoded by the coding sequence GTGAACGTCGAAGTGACCCCTTTGCCGGGAATCGGCGTGCGTAAGGACTTCGCACTGGGCAGCGGCCGCAGGGTCGGTGTGGTGACCCACCGCGACGGCAAGATCGAACTAATCGTGTCCAAATCCGACGACCCGGACGCCTGCCTGGCATCGCTGCCGCTGACACCCGAGGAGGCCGGTGCGCTGGCGAACCTGCTCGGCGCGCCGCAACTGGTCGCGCAGCTCACCGAGGAGCACAGGGAGCTGCCGGGCATCAGCACCCGGCAGCTCACCATCAAGTCGGGGTCGCCATACGACGGCCGCACCCTCGGTGACACCGCACTGCGCACCCGCACCGGGGTCTCGATCGTCGCGGTGATGCGGGCGGGTCAGATCAACCCCTCGCCCACGCCGGACTTCCTGTTCACCGTCGGTGACGTGCTGGTGGTGGTGGGGACCTCCGAAGGCCTCGACGCCGCGGCGAAGATTCTGCACGGCGGCTGA